From the Actinopolymorpha singaporensis genome, the window CGAGTCGTACCGCTGAGATCACCGGGAGCCTTCCCAGAGGACGACTCGGTTCCCCACCGAATCCTCGATCAAGGAGTGCCGGGGCATGTTCTCGCCATCGGTCGGCGGGTAATGCTCCGTCGCTCCGGCTGCCAGCGCGCGTCCATGGGTTTCGTCGAGTCCGACGACGCCCAACCCGAAGGCAGAGGTGTGCCCGAAGTGGGGCTCGTCGGCCGATCGGACCCTGATGTTCAGGAAGCCGACGGCCTCGCCTTTGCCGAGGACCACCTGACGACTGGGGCTACCCCAGTCCTCGAGTTCGGCACCCAGCACTTTCCCCCAGAACGCGCAGGCCGCGTCGAGTTGCGCATTGGAGTCCACTCCGATGTTGATCGCGACCAGGCGGAAATCCTTGGCGGTCCTCATCTGCGTACCATCGCCATCGATGTCGTGGGTCAGTTGACTCATCAGCGCCTCGATCCGTTCCGTACGTGAGTGAAGTGCGCTGCGTAGTCGAGTGAGGACTTGCCGCGCATCGGATGCGTCACCGTCGATCACCCTGGCGATGTCCTCGGTAGCAAGCTCCGCTTGACGCAGGAGGCGGATTCGCCGTGCGGTGTCGACCTGGTTGCTGTTGTAACGCCGGTAGCCAGTTCGATGGTCGGCTGGTCGAGGTGGCCGGCCCCGCCCGGCGAATGTGATCATGAGAAGGTCGCCAGTCCGGACAGACGACGAAGGGCAAGGAGAGTCATCTCCTTGCCCTTCTAAAGGTATAGCGCACCCGGGGGCTTGCGGCAAGACCCCGGTCGTGCCGCAGAATCACCGGGCCGAACCAAGGGACGTACCGAAACGGGGCGCAATGAACCCACAGAACACCGCTGTGTTCGACCTGCCCGACCACCTGATCCACAAGGCGGACCCGAGACTGATCGCCGGGGACGAGCAGCACTTCGCCGCCATCGAGGAGTGCCTCGAGCAGTCGATCGCCGAGCTGTCCGGCCGTCTCGCCACAGCCCGCAAGGCACCCGGAGGGAAAGGCCAGCAGGCGCTCGATCGGGACCTGGAGATCCACCGCCTGACCGCCCGCCTGCGTACCCTGCGCCGCTTCGGCCTGGACCTGTGCCTCGGGCACATCGTCAGCGGGCACCAACCCGATCCCGTCTACGTCGGGCGGCTCGGCCTCACCGACAGCGAGGGGCGCCGGCTCCTGATCGACTGGCGCTCTCCCGCGGCCGAGCCGTTCTTCGGGGCGACTCACGCCAACCCGATGGGGCTGACGAGCCGCCGTCGCTACCGCTGGACGCGCGGCCGGATCAGTGACTACTGGGACGAGGTGTTCACTCCTGACGGGCTGGAAGGACACGCAGCGCTCGATGACCAGTCTGCGTTCATCGCCAGCCTGGGCAGCAGCCGTTCGCCGCGGATGCGAGACGTGCTCGGCACCATCCAGGCCGACCAGGACGCGATCATCCGGGCGGGTTCCCGTGGTGCTCTCGTCGTCGACGGCGGGCCGGGTACGGGAAAGACCGTCGTAGCACTTCACCGCTCGGCCTACCTGCTCTACTCGGACCCTCGCCTGGGTGAGCGCCGGGGCGGGGTGTTGTTCGTCGGCCCGCACCAGCCCTACCTCGCCTACGTCGCCGACGTACTCCCCAGCCTCGGGGAGGACGGCGTGCAGACCTGCACTCTGCGGGACCTCGTTCCCGAGGGCGCCTCGGTGGTGCCCGAGGCCGACCCGAACGTGGCCCGGCTGAAGGCGTCCGCGGACATGGTGAAGGCGATCGAGCCGGCCGTCAGGCTGTACGAGCAGCCGCCCGGCAAGGGGATGATCGTCGAGACCCACTGGTCCGACATCTGGCTGACCCCCGCCGAGTGGACCGAGGCGTTCGAAGCGGCCGAGCCCGGCACACCGCACAACGACGCACGTGACCAGGTGTGGGAGGAGTTGCTCACGATCCTGGTCGACAAGCACGACAACGACGAGGAGGTTCCAGCGGACCTGCTGCGCAGATCCTTGCTGCGGAACAGGGATCTGGTCACGGCCTTCAACAGAGCATGGCCATTGCTCGAGCCGACCGACATCGTCGGAGATCTCTGGGAGGTCCCCGCCTACCTGCGCATGTGTGCTCCCTGGCTCACGCAGGACGAGGTACGAATGCTCCAGCGCGAAGACTCTCATGCGTGGACGCTGTCGGACCTGCCGCTCCTGGACGCCGCCCGGCAACGGATCGGTGACCCGGAGGCCGCCCGACGCAGGCGTCAGCACAAAGCCGCCGTCGCGGCCGAACGCGAACGCATGGACCGGGTTGTGGACGAACTCATCCAGTCCGACAGCGATGGCATGTTCGCACAGTTGCGCCAGCACGGCATCCGCGAAGCCCTCGTCGATCAGGACGCTCTGCCCAGTACCGACCCTGACGTGCTCGCCGGTCCGTTCGCGCACATCGTCGTGGACGAGGCTCAGGAACTGACCGACGCGGAGTGGCAGATGCTGTTGCTCCGTTGCCCTTCCCGAAGCTTCACGATCGTGGGCGATCGGGCCCAGGCCAGGCACGGCTTCACCGAGTCGTGGCAGGAACGACTCGAGCGGATCGGACTGGACCGGATCAAGCTGGCCTCGCTGAGCATCAACTACCGAACCCCGGAAGAGGTCATGGTCGAGGCCGAGCCGGTGATCCGAGCCGTCCTCCCGGACGCCAATGTGCCGACGTCCATCCGCAGGAGTGGCGTCCCCGTCCTGCATGGTTCCACTTCGGACCTGGGAGCCGTCCTCGACGCGTGGCTGGCCGAGCATGCTGACGGAACCGCTTGTGTCATTGGTGATCCTACGTTCCGGGAGAGAGCTCGGGTGCGGTCGCTGACCCCGGAGCTGGCGAAGGGACTGGAGTTCGATCTGGTCGTACTCGTCGATCCCGAGTCGTTCGGTGAGGGCATCGAAGGGGCGGTCGACCGTTACGTCGCGATGACCCGAGCGACTCAACGCCTCGTCGTCCTCACGAGCTCATGACCGTGGATTCGTGAGGAGCTGCGCGAAGCGTTCCAATGCCGCCTCGCCGTGGTCGAGCATCGTCTGGGCCTGGGTCGGCCCGAAGCGTCGTGCGACCGGCCCGACGAACGTGGCGTTGCTGAAAGCCGTTGCCCAGGCGTACCCGGCCTCTGCCTGCCATGGGTCGAGCGGGCTACCCGTCACGTGCTCCCAGGCACGGAGGTACGCGGAAAGCCCTGCGGCCGAGGGCCAGTCGCCGTACATCACGACGTCGAGCATGATCGGCCCGACCCGGGCGCTTCCCCAGTCGATCAGGCGAGGTGGAGCGGTCCCATCGTCTGCCACCACCACGTTGAACCCGTACACGTCGCCGTGCAGCAGGGTCGCAGGGAGGAGCCGTAGCCCGGTGTGGATCCGCTCGTCGTCGGACCAGCGCCGAAGCAGGTCCAGGGCGCGATCATGCACCGGGTGCGGCTCCGCGCGTTGGGCAGCGTGGATCCATGACGGGGAGAAGTCCAGCAGGGCTCCACGACAGAACGCCTCGTCGACCCGGGGGAGGTCCGGTGGCAGAGCGTTCGTTCGCCCCAGGTAGTGGTGGTGCATCCGAGCCAGGCTCGTGAGGACGTTGTCCGGAACCGCGGCGTCCCACGGCATCGGCGATCCCGGGTAGTACGGCGTCACCAGCCATGCACCGGACTGGTCGGTGCCTGCGTCGATCAACTCCGGGAAGGCGTCCGTGCCGGGTATGGCAGCGATCTCAGACAAGGTCGCCACCTCGGCCGCGGAGGCGCGCTTGGCAACGACTCCATACCGGTATCGGCGTCCGTCCGCCCCCACGGCGGTGACGTCCACATGCTCGACCAGGGCCGAGGCCACTCCGCCCGCAAGGGCGCGTCGCGCACCAACCTCGACGGCAGAGAGATCGGGATGCCTTGGAAGGAGCCACTCGGCGATTGCACCCCGGCGAACCGGAACGCCGCGATCGACGTGGCCGTCACTGACGGGACGTGTCAACTCTGGTAGGCCCGGGCCCGGGTCCGGTTCGTCGGCGACGGGTTCGACTCGACGCACTGCCTCCTCGACGTCCTTGTCCGTGGGTCGCATGGGCATCACCTGAGTGGTCGATGGGAACTCGGTCGCAGCGGCATCGCGTGGACGACGACCGGGGTACGCAGAAGCCGTGCCTACTCGCAGGACTGTAGAAGATGCTCAGGGGTTCCCCTCGGCCGGGCTCTCGTGCATCCGGCGCAACTGCGGGGACTTGGCCAGCGTGACGGCACCCACGACGATTGCCACGGTCGCCGCGACGGCCAGAACGAGGAACAGGCCACCCTCGGTCTTCTCCTGGAAGACGATCAGCCCCCACACGATCGCGACGGCCGGGTCCAGCAGCGTGACGCCCGGCTGGGACGCGGCGAGTTGCCCGGCGGCGTAGGCGTTCTGCAGCAGCCAGAACGCAAGCGTTGCCACCGCGATCGATCCGTACAGCTGCCAGCTGGTGAGCACCCCCGAGATCCCCTCGACGGTGAACACCTCGGTCATGCTCTTCATGTAGACCGCGGACAGGCCGAACGCGAGCCCGCATCCCGCACCGAGATACGCGGCCCGTCCGGATGGCTGCGTGGTGCGTCGGCCGAGCACGTACAACGCCACGACGAGCCCGATGTTGAGGCCGGAGCCCAGGAGCCAGGTGGACGCGGGAATACCGATGACGTGGCCTCCCTTCGGCACCAGGACGACGAGCAGTCCGATCAGCCCCACCGTCATCCCCGCGATTCCGAGCCAGTCGCGCCGCGTAAGGCGTGAGTCGAACAACCACGAGGCGCCGATCAGCGACAGTGGCAACTCCAGCACCAGGATCGGCTGTACGACCGAAAGCTTCCCGAAGCCCAGTGCCGCTGCCCCCAGGGGATAGGTCGCCAGGCTCAGTATCAGGCCCACCAGCCAGGCCGGGCTGTGAACCAGCCGCAGCAGCAGGCTCAGCTGGAACTGCGAGGCGGTGGGCACGCCCCGCGCGGCCTTGCGCATCAGCACGTTGGACGTCGCGTTGGTCACCGCCACGAGAAGAGCCAGGAAGATACTCAGGGGCACGACGGGCTTGTTCCCGTCCGGCGACCAAAATCAACGGGGCAGCTCGTCCGCGGGTCCAGAACCAGTCATGGTGCACCTGGCAGGATGTCGGCTGTGACCACGGATGAGGAGCAGCGTAAGCACGTTCAGGCGGGCTCTTTCGGGGTGGCGGCTGACGCCTACGAGCGTGGCCGCCCGCCTTACCCGGAGGAGGCGGTGGCCTGGCTGGTCCCCGACCACGCGACCACCGTGGTCGATCTCGGTGCGGGCACCGGCAAACTGACCCGCGCACTGCGAGCTCCCGGACGCACGGTCCTCGCCGTGGAGCCCTCTGCCGGCATGCGCGAACAGTTCTCCCAGGTGCTTCCTGATGTGCCGGTCATGGAGGGGACAGGGGAGTCGATTCCGCTCCCGGACTCGAGCGTGGACTCGCTCGTCTGCGCGCAGGCCTGGCACTGGGTCGATCCCGAGCTGGCGGTTCCGGAGGTTGCCCGCGTGCTACGCCCGGGCGGGCGGCTGGGCCTGGTGTGGAACCTCCGGGACGTGTCGGTGCCCTGGGTCGCGGAGCTGGACGGGATCCTGCGCGACTACGCGGCAGCGCCGACGGAAGATCGACAGGTGGAGCAGGTGGGCACGCCATTCGGCCCCGTCGAACGGCGGGACTTCCGCTGGAGCCATCCCATGACGCCCCGAGACGTCATGGACATGGTGGCCTCCCGCAGCTACGTGATCACCCTCGATGCGGCCAGCCGGGAGGAACTGCTGCTCCGTGTTCGGAAACTACTGGACACCGAACGCCCGACGGCGATGCCGTACTCCACCGAGTGCTACCGAGCCGAACTCGGACAGCTCTGACCGGAGGGACCGTCCGGCCCGCGGCGACCGGCGTGCACGGGATCAGTCGCCCAGCTGCCGCGACAATCCCTTGAGTACGTCGGCCAGGTTGTCGTCGACGACCACGTCCTCCAGGGTGAACGCGGACAGGAAGCCAGCGGTCGCGATCCCGCTCAAGGTGTCAAGGAGGGGTTGCCAGAAGCCCTCGGCGTTCAGAAAGGCCACGGGCTTTCGGTGAAAGCCGAGCTGTCGCCAGGTCCACACCTCGAAGATCTCCTCCAACGTACCCAGACCTCCGGGCAGGGCGAGGAAGGCGTCCGCAAGGTCGGCCATGATCGCCTTGCGCTCGTGCATCGTCGCGCAGACACGTAGATCCGTGAGGTCTGTTCGAGCCCACTCACGCTCGACCATCGCCTGCGGGATGACTCCGGTCACCTCGCCGCCACCGTCCAGCGCGCCCTGGGACAGTGCACCCATGAGTCCGGCTCGGCCGCCGCCGTAGACGAGGCCGATGCCTCTTCGCGCCAACTCTTCACCCACGCTGTGGGCCAGTGCCGCGAAGGCGGGAGAGTGGCCGGTCGTCGAACCGGTGAACACCGCGATCCGTCTCACTGATACGTCCTTCCGGTTCTGCTGGACCCTGCTGGCTTCTACGTCTCGGAACGAGTGGCGTTCGCCAACGGCGAAAGGTGGTTGGTGATGGCAACGCGATCGGCCGCGGCCTGCTTGGCGGGGCGGCCGCTGCTCAGGCCACCATCGACCACCAGGTCGTGGCCGGTGACGAAAGCGGAGGCGTCGCTGGCCAGCCACACGATGGCCGACGCGACATCCTCGGGAACGCCCACACGCCGGAACGGCTGCCAGGTGCCGAGCCTGTCGGCGAAGAGATCTCGGAGGGCATCGGGATCATCGTCGGCTCGGTCGTCGTCGACGCCGGCGGTCTGGCCTGGATGCCCGAAAGGATCGGGCCGGGTGAGACCGAGTTGACGCGTACGCCGTGCGCGCCGAGCTCGGCCGCCGCGCACCGAGTGTACTGGACCAACGCTGCCTTGGCTGCGGAGTAGTCGGTCGACGACCAGCCGGCCAGCCGCGCGCTCACGCTGCTCACGTTGACGATGCTGCCCGACCCCTGCTCGACCATGATCGGTCCTGCGTACTTGACGCCCGCGCAGGCGCCCAGGACGTGCACGTCGAAGGCGTACCGGAAG encodes:
- a CDS encoding VOC family protein codes for the protein MITFAGRGRPPRPADHRTGYRRYNSNQVDTARRIRLLRQAELATEDIARVIDGDASDARQVLTRLRSALHSRTERIEALMSQLTHDIDGDGTQMRTAKDFRLVAINIGVDSNAQLDAACAFWGKVLGAELEDWGSPSRQVVLGKGEAVGFLNIRVRSADEPHFGHTSAFGLGVVGLDETHGRALAAGATEHYPPTDGENMPRHSLIEDSVGNRVVLWEGSR
- the helR gene encoding RNA polymerase recycling motor ATPase HelR, with protein sequence MNPQNTAVFDLPDHLIHKADPRLIAGDEQHFAAIEECLEQSIAELSGRLATARKAPGGKGQQALDRDLEIHRLTARLRTLRRFGLDLCLGHIVSGHQPDPVYVGRLGLTDSEGRRLLIDWRSPAAEPFFGATHANPMGLTSRRRYRWTRGRISDYWDEVFTPDGLEGHAALDDQSAFIASLGSSRSPRMRDVLGTIQADQDAIIRAGSRGALVVDGGPGTGKTVVALHRSAYLLYSDPRLGERRGGVLFVGPHQPYLAYVADVLPSLGEDGVQTCTLRDLVPEGASVVPEADPNVARLKASADMVKAIEPAVRLYEQPPGKGMIVETHWSDIWLTPAEWTEAFEAAEPGTPHNDARDQVWEELLTILVDKHDNDEEVPADLLRRSLLRNRDLVTAFNRAWPLLEPTDIVGDLWEVPAYLRMCAPWLTQDEVRMLQREDSHAWTLSDLPLLDAARQRIGDPEAARRRRQHKAAVAAERERMDRVVDELIQSDSDGMFAQLRQHGIREALVDQDALPSTDPDVLAGPFAHIVVDEAQELTDAEWQMLLLRCPSRSFTIVGDRAQARHGFTESWQERLERIGLDRIKLASLSINYRTPEEVMVEAEPVIRAVLPDANVPTSIRRSGVPVLHGSTSDLGAVLDAWLAEHADGTACVIGDPTFRERARVRSLTPELAKGLEFDLVVLVDPESFGEGIEGAVDRYVAMTRATQRLVVLTSS
- a CDS encoding phosphotransferase, encoding MPMRPTDKDVEEAVRRVEPVADEPDPGPGLPELTRPVSDGHVDRGVPVRRGAIAEWLLPRHPDLSAVEVGARRALAGGVASALVEHVDVTAVGADGRRYRYGVVAKRASAAEVATLSEIAAIPGTDAFPELIDAGTDQSGAWLVTPYYPGSPMPWDAAVPDNVLTSLARMHHHYLGRTNALPPDLPRVDEAFCRGALLDFSPSWIHAAQRAEPHPVHDRALDLLRRWSDDERIHTGLRLLPATLLHGDVYGFNVVVADDGTAPPRLIDWGSARVGPIMLDVVMYGDWPSAAGLSAYLRAWEHVTGSPLDPWQAEAGYAWATAFSNATFVGPVARRFGPTQAQTMLDHGEAALERFAQLLTNPRS
- a CDS encoding DMT family transporter encodes the protein MPLSIFLALLVAVTNATSNVLMRKAARGVPTASQFQLSLLLRLVHSPAWLVGLILSLATYPLGAAALGFGKLSVVQPILVLELPLSLIGASWLFDSRLTRRDWLGIAGMTVGLIGLLVVLVPKGGHVIGIPASTWLLGSGLNIGLVVALYVLGRRTTQPSGRAAYLGAGCGLAFGLSAVYMKSMTEVFTVEGISGVLTSWQLYGSIAVATLAFWLLQNAYAAGQLAASQPGVTLLDPAVAIVWGLIVFQEKTEGGLFLVLAVAATVAIVVGAVTLAKSPQLRRMHESPAEGNP
- a CDS encoding class I SAM-dependent methyltransferase — encoded protein: MTTDEEQRKHVQAGSFGVAADAYERGRPPYPEEAVAWLVPDHATTVVDLGAGTGKLTRALRAPGRTVLAVEPSAGMREQFSQVLPDVPVMEGTGESIPLPDSSVDSLVCAQAWHWVDPELAVPEVARVLRPGGRLGLVWNLRDVSVPWVAELDGILRDYAAAPTEDRQVEQVGTPFGPVERRDFRWSHPMTPRDVMDMVASRSYVITLDAASREELLLRVRKLLDTERPTAMPYSTECYRAELGQL
- a CDS encoding TIGR00730 family Rossman fold protein, whose translation is MRRIAVFTGSTTGHSPAFAALAHSVGEELARRGIGLVYGGGRAGLMGALSQGALDGGGEVTGVIPQAMVEREWARTDLTDLRVCATMHERKAIMADLADAFLALPGGLGTLEEIFEVWTWRQLGFHRKPVAFLNAEGFWQPLLDTLSGIATAGFLSAFTLEDVVVDDNLADVLKGLSRQLGD
- a CDS encoding SDR family oxidoreductase — encoded protein: MRGGRARRARRTRQLGLTRPDPFGHPGQTAGVDDDRADDDPDALRDLFADRLGTWQPFRRVGVPEDVASAIVWLASDASAFVTGHDLVVDGGLSSGRPAKQAAADRVAITNHLSPLANATRSET